From Caldicellulosiruptor hydrothermalis 108, a single genomic window includes:
- a CDS encoding M23 family metallopeptidase produces the protein MRKKRIAEKSSKAPIIKAITVALILLFILALKFKYIHIKNFSFEKAKLYFQRDEKVYSDLVKWVEDFLQPLSFSKPASKDSLTKSLSSTSYIYPVDGQIQSSDDGGTFIIVKKKTNILSPCDGKVVEIIKKGETFDIIIQQGSRILYRLENVDVLNVQKGEVLKKGEIIGYKLPFDLVGKDFIYFKREEIM, from the coding sequence ATGAGAAAGAAGAGAATAGCAGAAAAGAGTTCAAAAGCACCGATAATAAAAGCAATAACAGTAGCCTTGATTCTTCTTTTTATCCTTGCATTAAAGTTCAAATATATTCACATTAAAAATTTTTCATTTGAAAAAGCTAAGCTTTATTTTCAGCGTGATGAAAAAGTTTATTCGGACTTAGTAAAATGGGTAGAAGATTTTTTACAGCCTTTATCTTTTTCAAAACCGGCAAGCAAGGACAGCTTGACAAAAAGTTTATCTTCTACATCCTACATATATCCTGTAGATGGTCAAATTCAATCCTCTGACGATGGAGGAACTTTTATTATAGTTAAAAAGAAAACTAATATTCTCAGTCCCTGTGATGGAAAGGTAGTAGAAATTATTAAAAAAGGTGAAACTTTTGATATTATCATACAGCAAGGTAGCAGGATACTTTATAGGCTTGAAAATGTTGATGTTTTAAACGTTCAAAAAGGGGAAGTTTTAAAAAAAGGTGAGATAATAGGATATAAGCTGCCATTTGACCTTGTGGGAAAAGATTTTATATATTTTAAGAGAGAAGAAATAATGTAG
- the ytfJ gene encoding GerW family sporulation protein, with translation MAHPIEMLMQTTMENLKQMIDVNTIVGDAVQSSAGAVIIPVSKVSFGFVAGGGDIKQDSTKMNKTDENTPLFAGGTGAGISVMPIAFLVVTQDQIRLLNVSANSSIERIIDIIPNIIEDIKEIIQRR, from the coding sequence TTGGCACATCCAATTGAAATGCTTATGCAGACAACAATGGAAAACCTAAAACAGATGATTGACGTTAACACAATTGTGGGTGATGCTGTTCAAAGTTCGGCTGGAGCTGTTATAATTCCGGTCTCAAAAGTTTCGTTTGGCTTTGTGGCAGGTGGGGGTGACATAAAACAGGATAGTACTAAGATGAATAAGACCGACGAAAATACTCCGCTTTTTGCAGGCGGCACTGGTGCTGGAATCTCTGTTATGCCCATTGCGTTTTTGGTTGTAACACAGGACCAGATAAGGCTTTTGAATGTTTCAGCAAACAGCAGCATCGAGAGAATAATTGATATCATTCCAAATATAATTGAAGATATCAAGGAAATTATTCAAAGAAGATGA